Proteins from a genomic interval of Quercus lobata isolate SW786 chromosome 11, ValleyOak3.0 Primary Assembly, whole genome shotgun sequence:
- the LOC115969195 gene encoding uncharacterized protein LOC115969195 — protein MALKPVSLQCKSVFLLFFLIAIQTSSSTPLFSSSSSSDFNPPYPKAISDLKEAIVKGLGFQADDFKVSGFDLRDAQVGHSVAYEFDVEIDNKVLPFKLLEDVNRWEYVDLPIFRVDNGLVEKGKSDPSLPVLAPFQLAGPMELWIQDAKDMRISLPHDVDAGVLKKVMLADGAVVTVKGARSVSLRHPLEFPLPLNRSQNGFASGLLTLAEQLRHASRTQGASLLSLRIVGPTSLTAPTSSSPSSTNRLKLKRLAPGLVELSSTSKALSTIDLQEDATTLLTPSQFTTMWPLPSVNGSNSNLLGFETLLSSVLGPKANKKGSFKLLKADVSAQTFLKIGFGVEKKLKEGDGIDFEGFPAWRTKPENVRMHFEVLAKVDGEKIVPERVMQVNPVIVEDTVAPNVAAGNVTMSKAPIIHPPSNPLTL, from the exons aTGGCTCTGAAACCTGTCTCTCTGCAATGCAAATCCGTGTTCTTACTATTTTTCCTCATCGCGATCCAAACGTCGTCGTCTACGCCTctgttttcctcttcttcttcctcagatTTCAATCCTCCCTACCCCAAAGCCATCTCT GATCTGAAGGAAGCGATAGTGAAAGGTTTAGGGTTTCAAGCGGATGATTTCAAGGTATCAGGGTTTGATCTGAGGGATGCCCAAGTGGGGCATTCAGTGGCGTATGAATTCGATGTGGAAATCGACAATAAGGTCCTTCCCTTCAAGCTTTTGGAGGATGTTAACCGCTGGGAATATGTGGATTTGCCTATTTTCCGAGTGGACAATGGGTTGGTTGAGAAGGGCAAATCGGATCCCAGCTTGCCGGTTCTAGCTCCGTTTCAGTTGGCTGGACCCATGGAGCTTTGGATTCAGGATGCCAAAGATATGCGCATCTCTCTTCca CATGATGTGGATGCTGGTGTCTTGAAGAAAGTGATGTTAGCAGATGGTGCCGTTGTTACTGTCAAGGGTGCTAGATCAGTTAGCCTACGCCACCCACTTGAATTCCCACTCCCCTTAAACCGATCCCAAAATGGATTTGCATCTGGTCTATTAACCCTGGCTGAACAGCTCCGCCATGCTTCCCGTACTCAAGGTGCTTCACTCCTCTCACTTCGCATTGTTGGTCCTACCTCCCTCACAGCCCCCACCTCATCTTCACCCTCTTCCACCAACAGGCTGAAGCTTAAGCGCCTTGCACCAGGGCTTGTGGAGTTATCCTCAACATCAAAGGCCCTCTCCACTATTGATCTTCAAGAAGATGCCACCACACTCTTGACGCCAAGTCAGTTCACCACAATGTGGCCTCTTCCTTCAGTCAATGGCTCAAACTCAAACTTGCTTGGTTTTGAGACACTGCTCTCTTCGGTGCTGGGTCCTAAGGCTAACAAGAAAGGTTCCTTCAAGTTGTTGAAGGCAGACGTGTCAGCTCAGACATTTCTAAAGATAGGTTTTGGGGTTGAGAAGAAGTTGAAAGAAGGAGATGGGATTGATTTTGAGGGTTTTCCTGCGTGGAGGACAAAGCCAGAGAATGTGAGAATGCATTTTGAAGTTTTGGCAAAGGTTGACGGTGAGAAGATTGTGCCAGAGAGAGTCATGCAAGTTAACCCTGTTATTGTGGAGGATACAGTGGCACCAAATGTGGCTGCGGGGAATGTGACAATGTCTAAGGCCCCTATTATTCACCCTCCCTCCAACCCCCTCACCTTGTAA
- the LOC115968387 gene encoding malate dehydrogenase, glyoxysomal, whose translation MYHIFSHLSLSFLLYLNLFIPFTYFVILIHFNTHTLKKSIQMEASAEVNQRIARITAHLHPSNLQMEENSSLRAANCRAKGGAPGFKVAILGAAGGIGQPLAMLMKINPLVSVLHLYDVVNSPGVTADISHMDTGAVVRGFLGQPQLESALTGMDLVIVPAGVPRKPGMTRDDLFNINAGIVKTLCEGIAKCCPNAIVNLISNPVNSTVPIAAEVFKKSGTYDPKRLLGVTTLDVVRANTFVAEVLGLDPREVDVPVVGGHSGVTILPLLSQVKPPCTLTKEESEYLTNRIQNGGTEVVEAKAGAGSATLSMAYAAVKFADACLRGMRGDAGVVECAFVASQVTELPFFASKVRLGRTGAEEIYQLGPLNEYERVGLEKAKKELAGSIQKGISFIWK comes from the exons ATGTACcatattttttctcatttatctctttcttttcttttatacttaaatttatttataccTTTCACGTATTTTGTCATACTAATACACTTCAACACACACACTCTCAAAAAGAGCATACAGATGGAGGCAAGTGCAGAGGTTAATCAGCGCATTGCTAGGATCACAGCTCATCTCCACCCTTCTAATCTTCAG ATGGAGGAAAATTCTAGTTTGAGGGCAGCAAATTGCCGAGCAAAAGGTGGGGCACCTGGGTTCAAAGTTGCAATCTTGGGTGCTGCTGGGGGCATTGGCCAACCTCTTGCTATGTTGATGAAGATAAATCCTCTAGTCTCGGTGCTTCATCTCTATGATGTTGTCAACTCGCCTGGTGTCACAGCTGATATTAGTCACATGGACACTGGTGCTGTG GTGCGTGGTTTCTTAGGACAGCCACAGCTTGAGAGTGCTCTTACTGGCATGGACCTTGTAATCGTACCTGCTGGTGTGCCAAGGAAGCCTGGAATGACAAGGGATGACCTTTTCAACATCAATGCTGGAATTGTCAAGACCCTCTGTGAAGGCATTGCAAAGTGCTGCCCCAATGCTATTGTCAACTTGATCAGCAATCCAGTAAATTCCACTGTTCCAATTGCAGCTGAGGTTTTCAAGAAATCTGGCACTTACGACCCAAAGCGACTTCTGGGAGTTACAACGCTCGATGTTGTGCGAGCAAATACTTTTGTG GCAGAGGTGCTGGGGCTTGATCCTAGGGAAGTTGATGTTCCAGTTGTTGGAGGTCATTCAGGAGTGACAATTTTGCCTCTTCTGTCACAG gTTAAGCCTCCCTGCACTTTAACCAAAGAAGAATCTGAATACCTTACAAATCGCATTCAAAATGGTGGGACAGAAGTTGTTGAG GCGAAAGCTGGGGCTGGTTCTGCAACGCTGTCAATG GCATATGCGGCCGTTAAATTTGCAGATGCATGCCTTCGAGGTATGAGAGGAGATGCAGGTGTCGTGGAATGTGCCTTTGTAGCTTCTCAG GTGACAGAACTTCCTTTCTTTGCATCCAAGGTACGACTTGGTCGTACTGGAGCTGAAGAGATTTACCAACTGGGACCTCTAAATGAGTATGAGAG AGTTGGATTggagaaagcaaagaaagagtTAGCCGGAAGCATCCAAAAGGGCATTTCCTTTATTTGGAAATAA